A DNA window from Vanacampus margaritifer isolate UIUO_Vmar chromosome 19, RoL_Vmar_1.0, whole genome shotgun sequence contains the following coding sequences:
- the tdrd6a gene encoding tudor domain-containing 6, translating into MAPSLGHPARGSNVTILISRVHSYPHCELIEFWANFGQARAQEYQSLAKNIQSPVNLFHDFEGNPGDLCLAQIEGTWYRSRIVTKNGSNYQVFLIDQGMTCSTTTNALAWGKREHFQLLPEVEFCVLANVWPHSPENRWSPFAIEFMQSLRGHTVKAHVQDVLVHERKLLLDIPCISSQMYEMGLAKKMEPNMFLDFVLKSPHRKTEAEKFHQTSMGEVEQLQKKDLYIFPELSTGAVETVVVTEVTSPQRVFCQLKVFSQALKKLSEQITQCCRGRMVSCSVDPKMIGFTCAARGNDGSWYRAVLQQVFPKSQQVEVLNVDYGTKQLVQMENIRPLGPEFFKMPVVTYVCSLHGVFDKGVGWTSSQITYLKSLLLHKTVIAKFHYQSIAEGVYYVTLYGDENTNLNNVFCFKENSLQESEETLCDYATGNMAYSSQLPPQVQNNQGMSSSGQTMMIEEKVVRITTFPVESILVDSSQVACVSHISNPGEFWIQTQNHANELDELMDDISQLYKFSDINYVMEIPTLGACCAAKAADGDFYRALVLDVGETKIKVFFVDYGGTEEVDWSNIRTLPDKFKKMPQLALKCSLAGLKPKYLRWSCSAIEFFIKMTTDKLLNVHVIGKHNDTYVVTLTDPKSQGERDIGQLMWSSGLAECNEMKGTSQISTEKSETGLLDVNKNSEVLLETQSNVEPSSKVLQIGKFQENMFPIGSVLEVNVTCIESPNEFWCQRAENSWKLKLLMQDIQRHYACSIYEPLTEAACVVRHSDNGMWYRGLVICKDIPTQVVVLFVDYGQTKTVSLHDLRKIRREFLDLHGQAFRCSLLNPLKIMSHVNDWNDKAKEKFQNFVEMAASTFVPLKCTVYAVMYNEEKLVVNIVDLETPFESISTSMADLAHFTPGRTVPEPSCCLDFHYYYYSTHSIKIGTEEQVKVTCVNGVDQFYCQLERNADVLKDLNKKVGNICYQLSKVKPPTSFQKLCFAKYTDGLWYRAQIKRLQPSILVHFVDYGDTAEVDKSDLIPVPKEAEDIMSVPMQAVLCSLSDVPTDVPSEVNDWFQSSVTECKFQALFIAKESNGSLLVELYHKNTQINSKIKKKLRLQTQTEGHVHYQCQKALENANGVKETKSVSTQVIQKNNALEPKPAHQARQVTQPSRPNFQKLYQTPHQRQQQSKQIDNTERKENLKVTNSKLDSKSPVKESGNVLPQTNSPKLPKLEDLPKNVITLDMEADVYVSHYNSPSSFYVQLVREEDEIFSLNEKLNDPLAAPKISISEVNAGDLVEAEFPDDSLWYRASVKEMVSSSMALVEFVDFGNSAQLPCSKLAKLNQAFVHLPRYSTHCMLSEAEYLEPLDAEVASTLKREIGSNADKMLKCRFVQQLDLMWQVTLVDNGVQVTCKAPTACPEIPSDPEHEMDTSVQNSEMSLNYHHLEFTEGQQLDVYVSAFGDDTFWCQLADSATLDKLSESLSEIRNSAYNSRVSISSLSPGTPCIAFSAEDQLWCRAEIVSQDRDELSVLFVDYGNTDKVTGTDVREIPPELLQTHVQAFLCKLDGFDETHGSWCDGASEGLTSIATDKLLQMTVTMAYREDGKNMYLVQLECEGQRLNENMKRWWMTSMVETGPDIAQHMLDEELGPINVTVEKTENGPPESESTSLAVPDAHVGQDDNDADLYSVVTSTPKDIQSPVDCLHTSIISSESPLEERCLSESERVNTVPTVLIPHIETVSQIDSGKQENVLPLLNMEKKAVESGKDFHEEAVSLMDKSLSDDLKSLPAETTQETIDSGQDFDEGASSVMDKSLSDDLKSPPAETVQEATDESGIPLSLGEVVESHNISDCPIGTTDSADANVSTDDKVANTKPVMSGTAVTMVPRDTVMNYVVPYEHDVDATEESQLIAITTEDNTLALVEVNAYSDLPVDTDANTVTSFSESHFSTDSFTQSAMVYSVKELTDPNESDGVMAAGKHCRISVIEEEMSNTSAEDEMSDFCQSEHPEAGSQTHLCQDENVVEEVTCLVRDLCLKDIHMQENVAAMHDQKEEEETKNAECNKCGISKGVQ; encoded by the exons ATGGCACCCAGCCTTGGACATCCAGCACGAGGCTCTAATGTAACAATCCTGATAAGCAGGGTTCACTCATATCCGCATTGTGAGCTCATAGAATTCTGGGCCAACTTTGGCCAGGCCAGGGCCCAGGAGTATCAATCCCtggcaaaaaatattcagtcacCTGTAAACTTATTTCATGACTTTGAAGGAAATCCTGGTGACTTGTGCTTGGCTCAGATTGAAGGTACATGGTATAGGTCTCGCATCGTCACAAAAAATGGATCTAACTACCAAGTCTTTCTTATTGACCAAGGGATGACATGTAGCACTACCACAAATGCATTGGCTTGGGGTAAGAGGGAGCACTTCCAACTATTACCTGAAGTGGAGTTTTGTGTGCTTGCCAATGTATGGCCACACTCTCCCGAAAATAGATGGTCTCCATTTGCAATTGAATTCATGCAGTCTCTTCGAGGACACACAGTAAAGGCTCATGTGCAAGATGTGCTAGTACATGAAAGAAAGCTGCTTCTAGATATACCGTGCATATCCAGTCAAATGTATGAAATGGGATTAGCAAAGAAAATGGAACCAAACATGTTCCTGGATTTTGTTCTCAAGTCACCACATCGTAAAACTGAAGCTGAAAAGTTTCATCAAACCTCCATGGGTGAAGTTGAGCAACTCCAGAAGAAGGATCTGTACATTTTTCCAGAGCTGTCAACAGGAGCTGTGGAGACTGTTGTAGTCACAGAGGTGACCAGTCCACAGCGTGTTTTCTGCCAGTTGAAAGTTTTTTCTCAAGCATTAAAGAAACTCTCAGAGCAAATCACACAGTGCTGTAGGGGCAGAATGGTCAGTTGTAGTGTAGATCCTAAAATGATAGGATTTACTTGTGCTGCAAGAGGAAATGATGGCAGTTGGTACCGCGCTGTTCTGCAACAggtatttccaaaaagtcaacAGGTGGAAGTATTGAATGTTGACTATGGTACAAAACAATTGGTTCAAATGGAAAACATAAGACCACTGGGTCCAGAGTTCTTCAAAATGCCTGTTGTGACCTATGTGTGCTCACTCCATGGAGTCTTTGACAAGGGAGTTGGATGGACAAGCAGCCAGATTACCTACCTCAAGTCCTTACTCTTGCACAAGACTGTCATTGCCAAATTCCATTACCAAAGTATCGCAGAGGGTGTTTACTATGTTACACTCTATGGTGATGAAAATACGAACCTCAacaatgtgttttgtttcaaggaGAATTCTCTGCAGGAGAGTGAAGAAACACTTTGCGATTATGCTACTGGAAACATGGCATACAGCAGCCAGCTTCCCCCCCAGGTTCAAAATAATCAAGGAATGTCATCTTCTGGGCAGACCATGATGATTGAAGAGAAGGTGGTGAGAATTACCACGTTTCCAGTTGAAAGCATCTTAGTCGACTCTTCACAGGTGGCATGTGTGTCTCACATATCCAACCCCGGCGAGTTTTGGATCCAAACACAAAACCATGCAAACGAGCTTGATGAATTAATGGATGACATTTCACAGTTGTACAAATTCTCAGACATTAACTATGTGATGGAAATACCTACCCTTGGTGCTTGTTGTGCAGCCAAAGCAGCTGATGGAGATTTCTACAGAGCTCTTGTGTTAGATGTTGGAGAAACAAAAATCAAGGTGTTCTTTGTGGATTATGGAGGCACCGAGGAGGTTGATTGGAGTAACATCAGAACTCTTCctgataaatttaaaaaaatgccacagCTTGCACTGAAATGTTCACTGGCAGGCCTTAAGCCAAAATACCTCAGATGGAGTTGCTCTGCCATTGAGTTTTTTATCAAAATGACCACAGACAAACTCCTTAATGTACATGTGATAGGAAAACACAACGATACCTATGTTGTAACACTGACAGATCCCAAGTCACAAGGAGAAAGGGATATTGGTCAGCTAATGTGGTCTTCTGGTCTTGCCGAATGCAATGAGATGAAAGGAACATCCCAAATCTCCACTGAAAAGTCAGAAACTGGATTATTGGATGTTAACAAAAATAGCGAGGTCCTTTTAGAGACCCAGAGTAATGTTGAGCCCTCCAGCAAAGTGTTACAAATTGGAAAGTTCCAAGAAAATATGTTTCCTATCGGTAGTGTCCTTGAAGTCAATGTGACTTGCATCGAGAGCCCAAATGAGTTTTGGTGCCAGCGTGCGGAAAACTCTTGGAAGTTGAAATTGCTGATGCAAGACATACAGAGACACTATGCATGTAGCATTTATGAGCCTCTTACAGAAGCGGCTTGTGTTGTTCGACATTCTGACAATGGAATGTGGTACAGAGGTCTTGTAATTTGCAAAGACATACCAACTCAAGTGGTTGTTCTTTTTGTTGACTACGGCCAAACAAAGACGGTCTCTCTCCATGACCTGAGGAAAATCCGCCGTGAATTTCTTGATCTGCACGGTCAAGCATTTCGGTGCAGTCTACTCAACCCTCTCAAGATCATGTCACATGTAAATGATTGGAATGATAAGGCAAAAGAAAAGTTTCAGAACTTTGTGGAAATGGCTGCCTCCACCTTTGTTCCATTAAAGTGTACTGTCTATGCAGTCATGTACAATGAAGAGAAACTAGTTGTCAACATTGTGGATCTAGAAACTCCCTTTGAGAGCATCTCCACCAGTATGGCTGACCTTGCCCACTTTACACCTGGCAGGACAGTACCCGAACCATCTTGCTGCCTGGACttccactactactactactcaaCGCACAGCATCAAAATTGGAACTGAAGAACAAGTCAAAGTCACATGTGTGAACGGTGTCGATCAGTTCTACTGCCAACTTGAAAGGAACGCTGATGTGCTGAAGGACCTTAATAAGAAGGTCGGCAACATTTGCTATCAGCTTAGCAAAGTGAAGCCCCCAACATCATTTCAAAAATTATGCTTTGCAAAGTACACTGATGGGCTGTGGTACAGGGCACAAATCAAGAGACTCCAGCCATCAATCCTGGTTCACTTTGTTGATTATGGTGATACAGCTGAAGTGGACAAATCAGACTTGATTCCAGTGCCCAAAGAGGCCGAAGACATAATGTCTGTCCCTATGCAAGCAGTTTTGTGCAGTCTCTCTGATGTCCCAACAGATGTTCCCAGTGAGGTGAATGACTGGTTTCAATCATCGGTTACAGAATGTAAATTCCAAGCACTTTTCATAGCCAAAGAATCCAATGGGAGCCTCCTGGTTGAGCTTTACCACAAAAACACTCAAATCAATTCAAAGATAAAGAAAAAGCTTCGGCTGCAGACGCAGACTGAAGGTCATGTTCACTACCAGTGTCAAAAAGCTCTTGAGAATGCAAATGGCGTGAAAGAAACAAAATCTGTTTCTACCCAAGTCATCCAAAAAAACAACGCCCTTGAGCCAAAACCAGCACATCAAGCGAGACAAGTGACACAACCTTCAAGACCGAATTTTCAAAAACTCTACCAAACACCACATCAAAGGCAACAGCAGAGCAAGCAAATTGATAAtactgaaagaaaagaaaatctcaAAGTCACAAACTCAAAATTGGATTCTAAATCACCTGTCAAAGAATCTGGTAACGTGCTTCCACAAACCAACTCTCCAAAACTCCCTAAACTTGAAGACTTGCCCAAAAATGTGATCACATTGGATATGGAGGCAGATGTTTATGTTTCACATTACAACAGCCCATCAAGTTTCTATGTGCAGCTTGTCAGAGAAGAGGATGAAATATTCTCCCTGAATGAAAAGCTAAATGACCCGCTAGCTGCTCCCAAAATCAGCATCAGTGAGGTAAATGCAGGTGACCTAGTTGAAGCGGAGTTTCCTGATGATTCCTTATGGTACCGGGCAAGTGTTAAAGAAATGGTCTCCAGCTCTATGGCTCTTGTAGAGTTTGTTGATTTTGGCAACTCAGCACAGTTACCGTGTTCCAAACTAGCCAAACTCAATCAGGCTTTTGTGCACTTGCCAAGGTATAGCACACACTGCATGCTAAGTGAAGCTGAATATCTTGAGCCGCTTGATGCAGAAGTGGCGTCCACTCTGAAAAGAGAGATTGGCTCGAATGCAGACAAAATGCTGAAATGTCGATTTGTGCAGCAGTTGGACTTAATGTGGCAAGTCACTCTTGTGGATAATGGTGTGCAGGTCACATGTAAAGCACCCACAGCATGTCCTGAAATTCCATCTGACCCTGAACATGAGATGGACACGAGTGTGCAGAACTCAGAAATGTCATTGAATTACCACCATTTAGAATTTACAGAGGGACAACAGCTGGATGTTTACGTCTCAGCTTTTGGTGATGATACCTTTTGGTGTCAGCTTGCTGACTCTGCCACACTTGATAAGCTGTCTGAAAGTCTCTCAGAAATTCGAAATTCAGCTTATAATTCACGTGTCAGCATCAGCAGTCTCTCACCTGGCACACCATGCATTGCGTTTTCCGCAGAGGATCAGCTTTGGTGCCGTGCTGAAATAGTGAGTCAAGATAGAGATGAGCTGTCAGTTCTGTTTGTAGACTACGGAAACACAGATAAAGTTACCGGAACAGATGTGAGGGAAATACCCCCTGAGCTGTTACAGACTCATGTACAGGCATTTTTGTGTAAGCTTGATGGTTTTGATGAGACTCATGGCTCTTGGTGTGACGGGGCATCCGAAGGATTGACTTCAATTGCAACAGACAAGTTATTGCAGATGACTGTTACCATGGCTTACAGAGAAGATGGAAAGAACATGTATCTTGTGCAGTTGGAGTGTGAAGGTCAGAGGTTAAATGAGAATATGAAACGCTGGTGGATGACTTCCATGGTGGAAACCGGACCGGATATCGCACAGCACATGCTGGATGAAGAACTAGGCCCAATTAATGTGACTGTGGAAAAAACAGAGAATGGACCCCCCGAAAGTGAAAGCACAAGTCTTGCTGTTCCTGATGCTCACGTGGGGCAAGATGATAATGATGCTGACTTGTACTCTGTAGTAACAAGTACCCCAAAGGACATTCAGAGCCCTGTGGATTGTCTTCACACTTCAATTATTTCATCAGAGTCCCCACTAGAAGAGAGGTGTTTGTCTGAAAGTGAAAGGGTAAACACGGTCCCCACTGTTTTGATTCCTCACATTGAAACCGTTTCACAGATTGATAgtggaaaacaagaaaatgtgttgCCCTTGCTAAATATGGAAAAGAAAGCTGTTGAGAGTGGCAAAGACTTTCATGAGGAAGCTGTCTCTTTGATGGACAAATCTTTGTCGGATGACCTAAAATCTCTACCAGCCGAGACCACTCAGGAAACTATTGATAGTGGCCAAGACTTTGATGAGGGAGCTTCCTCTGTGATGGACAAATCTTTGTCGGATGACCTAAAATCTCCACCAGCCGAGACCGTTCAAGAGGCCACAGATGAGTCTGGGATTCCTTTGTCTCTAGGTGAAGTGGTGGAAAGCCACAACATAAGTGACTGCCCTATTGGCACAACCGATTCTGCAG ATGCAAATGTTTCTACTGATGACAAGGTTGCCAATACAAAGCCAGTTATGAGTGGGACAGCTGTAACAATG GTACCTCGTGACACCGTCATGAACTACGTGGTTCCTTATGAGCACGATGTGGACGCCACTGAAGAATCACAACTG